The DNA sequence GATGCTGAAGCGACTTCAAGGAACTGACAAGGTAGCCATACGCCTGCTCGTTGGATATTACGCCAACCACAGCGCAGTGATCACTTGGTTTTTGCCCAGTTATAGGATCTTGTTCTTGCTGCGGGGAATCCACAGTGAGAGCACCTCTTTTGCCTGATGTGGTATGTATGATGACCACATCTCCTGCATATAATATGAACTTTCTTATTGTTCATCTTTCCCATTGAATAGGTTCCAGTACTCATATTCAGTCACTCTTTGATGGAGACACAAATATCACATTGTCTCCTCTTACAAGAATTCTCTCATGAACTCCCTTTGTTTCGCCGCCGATGACCTCACCGGCATCTCTTATAACAAGATTCATGTATACATCATATCCTTCCAATATACCAGAATATCCTCTGTTTCCCCTTACGTCGACCAGAACATTCCTTTCTATTGAATTTTTCAGTACATCTAGTGGTTTAATTACGTTAATTGTGGGTTTAGGCATATTCGTTTCGCTGACAAATTGTAAAAAGCTATTTAACCATACCGCATTAAAACAGGTGCCATGCAGAACTTCAAAGCCTGACTCAACATGAATGGCTGGTATATTTCGGGTATTTCCTCAGAATACACGGTATTGTATCATACATGAACACAATTCATTCCGATCAGACAAGCATATTATACCTTTAATAATCTGGGAGTAAGATGCCAAACGCTGATTCAGACCTTCATGGTCGGGAAGAGCTGAGAATATTAATCCGGGAAATTTATTCCTCGAGGAGCCGCCAGGAGAAGGAGAGCCGGATTATTGACCTGGTGAGGAAACTCGAGAGCTCGCCACCATCACAGGAAGAATTGAAGTACCCGGAGTTTTCCCAGGATATCAAGAAGCTCATAATGAGCATACAGAAAATTAACTCCCCGGGTACGGCGGGCCTTGCGCTTGAGCTTATGCAAATTGCTCCGGATGACAGAGATGTGAAGCTTTTCTATTCGGCTTCAATTTTCAATCAGTCTGAACCTGACGCCTTTGTAGATCTGGTCTACAAGGACAGCGATTTCTGCCAGGATGCCGACACTGAGGTGAGGCTGTTCAATTCGTATAATAATATTACAGACCCTGCGAAACCGGCCGTGTA is a window from the Thermoplasmatales archaeon genome containing:
- a CDS encoding Putative snRNP Sm-like protein, with the translated sequence MPKPTINVIKPLDVLKNSIERNVLVDVRGNRGYSGILEGYDVYMNLVIRDAGEVIGGETKGVHERILVRGDNVIFVSPSKSD